The following coding sequences are from one Pocillopora verrucosa isolate sample1 chromosome 5, ASM3666991v2, whole genome shotgun sequence window:
- the LOC131770495 gene encoding G-protein coupled receptor GRL101, with protein MKGLNGSAFKNLTTLEELWLQDNNFTEFPPNLFQDLKNLKELDLSNNELENLPAYAFKNIRAVKFLKMEYNKIKKLHEDQFQGLVELLDLYLSENKIEALPDKIFKGVKKLRSLNIFGNRIQNVTSTTFNYAHELRMLFMHYNLMAELPKGFFKHLTHIIRVTLDTNLMCCHLDLFRQDADCEYSFNDNFASCHSMFRHHAPRRTLWIVGLLSLLGSLFVVGWQYFYPDNNVVQSIMLVNLGVSDGIMGIYLIIIGIKDLQWSGEYYLHDYEWRTGWFCHFNGAMSVFSSEVSVMMISLIALDRLKNIVFPYTFAKITPRQTCLMCVVIWLVGGVMAFLPLSGMHYFSEWYYGNNVVCLPLQLSPELQEGWEYSTSIFIVLNFSLFIFITVAYVAILWKSWSSSRRLGAHGTVREIRARAQSAQAKRERALAKRVFFIILTDFLCWMPIIAIGIRSHVEKTFDPPGDLAVWIAVFALPINSAINPLLYTLSTPQVQPVLKAKLRKLWSNVRSIFSRGQNQEGFQVGEDGTEAENDQQGQIGNGDEHANVEEGEQIEMQLIAQIEIPEVEAPEMPAPQPEIEQACEGDANPSSSDYEDDFDIRPASTKTVEGEEGGSKHEPKKTTEEAVESEEQVEIEEISVPSNKEARKAEEEEEMHEPDMDVVEEGEEDVFDTRPL; from the exons atgaaagggttgaatggAAGTGCCTTCAAAAACTTGACAACGCTAGAGGAACT atggttgcaagacaacaacttcacgGAATTTCCTCCTAATTTATTCCAAGATctaaaaaacttgaaagaaCT ggatttatcaaacaatgaacttgaaaatctGCCAGCGTATGCTTTCAAAAACATAAGAGcggtaaaatttct gaaaatggagtacaacaaaattaagaagCTTCATGAAGATCAGTTCCAGGGCTTGGTTGAGCTATTAGATTT aTATCTCTCGGAGAACAAAATAGAGGCTCTgcctgataaaattttcaagggcgTAAAAAAGCTCAGATCTCT GAATATCTTCGGCAATAGGATACAAAACGTTACCAGCACGACTTTCAACTATGCCCACGAATTGCGAATGTT GTTCATGCATTACAACCTGATGGCTGAGCTCCCCAAAggctttttcaagcatttgacGCACATCATCAGAGT AACTTtggacaccaacctgatgtgcTGCCATCTCGATCTTTTCAGGCAGGATGCTGATTGCGAATACTCCTTCAATGACAATTTTGCAAGCTGCCACTCCATGTTCCGCCACCATGCTCCAAGGAGAACTCTTTGGATTGTCGGTCTTCTCTCGTTGCTAGGGTCTTTATTCGTAGTTGGGTGGCAGTATTTCTACCCTGATAACAATGTGGTCCAGTCTATCATGTTGGTGAATCTGGGTGTATCTGACGGTATCATGGGTATATACCTAATCATTATAGGCATAAAAGACCTGCAATGGTCAGGGGAATACTACCTGCATGACTATGAGTGGCGCACCGGttggttttgccatttcaatggtgccatgtctgtcttttcaagtgaagtgtcagtgatgatgatttctctgatCGCATTGGACAGACTCAAGAACATCGTGTTTCCTTacacctttgcaaaaattaccccAAGGCAGACCTGTCTAATGTGCGTAGTTATCTGGCTGGTGGGAGGCGTTATGGCATTCCTTCCCTTGTCTGGAATGCACTATTTCAGCGAGTGGTACTATGGCAATAATGTAGTGTGCCTGCCCCTGCAGCTTTCCCCTGAATTACAAGAAGGCTGGGAATACTCCACttccatttttatcgttttgaatttttccctattcatcttcatcacGGTTGCTTACGTTGCCATCTTATGGAAATCATGGTCGTCAAGCAGACGGCTTGGTGCACATGGAACTGTTCGTGAAATACGAGCAAGAGCACAAAGTGCAcaagctaaaagagaaagagcacttgccaaaagagtcttcttcattattctgaccgatttcttgtgttggatgCCAATCATTGCTATCGGCATCCGGTCCCAcgtcgagaaaacatttgatcctCCTGGTGATCTGGCAGTGTGGATTGCAGTGTTCGCTCTGCCGATAAATTCAGCTATCAACCCATTGCTGTATACGCTTTCTACTCCACAG GTTCAGCctgtgttgaaagcaaaactgaggAAGCTGTGGTCCAATGTTCGATCTATTTTCAGCAgaggacaaaatcaagaag GCTTTCAAGTGGGAGAGGATGGAACTG AAGCAGAAAATGATCAGCAGGGACAGATTGGAAATGGGGATGAACATGCTAACGTCGAGGAGG GAGAACAGATTGAAATGCAATTAATAGCACAGATCGAAAtcccagaagtggaagcccctgaaATGCCTGCTCCCCAACCAG AGATTGAACAAGCCTGTGAGGGGGATGCGAATCCATcttcctcag ATTATGAGGATGATTTCGACATCAGACCAGCCTCTACAAAGACTGTGGAAG GTGAAGAAGGAGGAAGTAAGCATGAACCTAAAAAGACAACTGAGGAAG CTGTTGAATCTGAGGAGCAGGTGGAAATTGAAGAGATTTCAGTACCCAGTAACAAAG AAGCTAgaaaagctgaagaagaagaggagatgCATGAGCCTGACATGGATGTCGTAGaggaag GGGAAGAAGACGTGTTTGATACCAGGCCGCTTTAG